The DNA window CTCTCCGGACGGCTTATGGATTGACAAAGAAAGTCGCGTTTGGATTCAAACCGACCAGAGTGAATCTGTTATGAATACTAATCCCGTTTATTCAATGATGGGTAACAACGCAATGCTAGCGGCTAACCCCTATAACGGTGAAGTTCGTCGTTTCTTAACCGGCCCACTGGGTCAAGAAATTACCGGCGTCATTACCACTCCAGACCAAACCAGTATGTTTATCAGCATTCAACATCCGGGAGCCACCATTTCGGCATCCGATTTTGGTGCGAATAACCTTGCTGGTAAAGGCAACTGGCCTTTTGGTGGCAATAACTACGGACGTTCAGCCAGCGTTGTGATTACCAAAGAAGATGGCGGCATTATTGGCAGCTAATTCAGCTAGAAAGCTTAAAACAAAAAACCCAGCAAATGCTGGGTTTTTTGTTGGTTTTGGCTGAACTCTAGGGTGCCAATAAAGCGGGAATCAACTCTTTAGCTTCAACATAGCCGGGAATCATTGAACCATCATCAACAATCATCGTCGGCGTACCCGTAATACCAAACTGCTGAGCATACATCATGTGCATTTGCACCGGATTCTCGCAACGCTGATTATTAGCTTCCATTCCATTTTTAGCATCATCCATCGCTTTTACCGGATCTTTATCACACCAAACCGAAACCATTTTATGATAGCTAGGTGTATTGGGCCCAGAACGTGGGAACGCAAGATAACGCACGGTAATGCCGTTTTCATTCAAGGCTTTGACTTCATTGTGAAAACGCTTACAGAAAGGACAGTCTATATCGGTAAATACTGTAATAGTCCGTTTTTCTTCTCCCTTCGCTTTAAAGGTGACCATGCTCTGTGGATCAATCTCTGCTAAAACCTTAACTCGGGCCTGATCTTTTGCGATTTCAGTTAAATTTTCCCTGCTATCCAAATCAATCAGATTACCATTGAATAGGTATTTAGCATCTGCTGTAATATAAATCACATTCGGCCCCAAAACCACCTGATAAAGCCCTTCTACTTGACTCTTGGTAATATCTGCACTGGGTGCGGTGGGAATAACCTGATTCAGTTTTTGTTGAATTTTAGCTACTGTGTCATCTGCCAAAGCATTGACACTAAGGCTGGCTGCAACCAGGCCTGGTATAAAGGTTTTAAGAAGTGTTCTAAACATACTATTCCTGTTAAATTTTAAAAGTTAATTTTAGCCACGCGGATGATGCTGTTGGTGAAGATTTTTTAATCGTTCTTTGGCCACATGAGTATATATCTGAGTGGTCGATAGATCACTATGACCTAGCAGCAACTGCACCGTTCGCAAATCTGCCCCATGATTAATCAAGTGAGTTGCAAACGCATGCCGTAAACCGTGAGGCGATAGTTTACCAGTGATGCCTGCGATTTGCGCAAGATTATGTATTCTATGCCATAAGGTTTGTCGCGTCATACTACGACCAATTCTTGAAACGAATAGAGTTTCAACCCATTTCTCCCCCGTTAAATTCGGTCTTGAATACCTTAAATAACGAGACAGCCAGTCGGTCGCATGCTCACCTAAAGGCACAATTCTTTCCTTATTTCCCTTACCTGTCACCATAACCAGGCCTGCTGATAAATTCATTTGTGTCAAGGGAAGGTTCACCACTTCGGACACCCTCAAACCCGTCGCATACATCAACTCTAGTATTGCCCGATCGCGCAGACCTAAATCTGTTTGGGTATCTGGGGCATTGATTAAATCTAGAATGCTTTGTTCCGACAATACATTCGGAATAGCTGCCGTCACCCTAGGGGATTTGATCAGGTCGCAAGGATTAATCGACAACCACGCCTGCTCTAGCGCAAAGCCATAAAAGCGTTTCAGTGATGACATCATCCTTGCCATAGAACGGTCTGAACGCTTTTGTTGTTGAAGCGTCGTTAAAAAAAGCTGAAGATCTTCCCTTCCAAGACTTAACCAGGCCTGGTTCTCCAAGCCCCCCAAATAAACTGCAAATTGTTTTAGGTCTGTCTTATAAGCCGAGCGCGTATTAGCACTGAGACCTTCAGACAAATAGAGATGTATTAAAAAATTTTCAAGTGCTTGAATAAATGGCATCAGCTTAACCTACGAAATAAAAACCCCGCATTCGCGGGGTTAAAACTCATTTATCAAAACCCGATTAGGCTTTCGATGTTTCAATCTCTTTGGCAATTTTTGGTTTATCTTCCTCATCAGGATCTGATGGGAAATAAGTTTGCCAAATATAGTACATCAGTGGGATGACAAATAGCGTTAAGATGGTTGAAGAAATGACTCCAAAGATCAAGGAAATCGCTAAACCACCAAACACCGGATCAGGAATCATCACTATCGACGCAAAGATAATCGTCAAGGCAGTTAAAATAATCGCTTTAGATCGTACCTTGCCCGCTTCAATCACGGCATCACGTAACGGAATGCCCTCACGTCGATATTCTATGATAAAGTCAATCAACAGTAACGAGTTCCGCACTACGATCCCCGCGAGCGCAATCACCCCAATCATTGAAGTCGCGGTAAAGGCCTGATCCAACCACCAGTGACCCGGGAATACCCCAATCATTGTTAAAGGAATCGCACCCATAACGATAAAGGGCACCATAAATGAACGATAATAGCCGACCAAAATTAAATAGATTAATACCAATGCCACCATAAATGCACTCCCCATGTCACGGAACACATCTAGGGTTAAACGCATTTCACCACCCCACAACAGGGTGTAATCGGTCACATCTTTTGGCTGAGCTTCCAAAAAGCCGAGGTTAGCAGTTTGAAAGGTCACACCTGATTCCGGCAAGGTTACATTATCAAGCATTTTATCCAGCGTTAAAACTGCATAGACCGGGCTAGAGCGTAAAAGTTCACCGCTCACCATAGTCATAGAATGCTGGTCACGCCCCATAATCGGCTTGGCTTGGATTCTTTCTTCAATCGTCGCAATTGCTGATAACGGCACAGCATCACCCGAGAACGAATTGACCCTTAAAGTTAATAACTGTTCAGGAACACTGCGCTCAGAGCGCGGTAAACGTACCACGATATTGACAGGTTCACGCACGTTATCTAAGTGCATATAACCCAATGCATAACCATTAATATAATCTCTTAGCATCTTGCTAACCGACGCTGGGGCAATACCCAACAGGTTCGCTTTTTCACGATCAATTATAATTTCATAGCTAATCGTATCATCAGTGACCGAATTATCGACGTTAATCATGCCGTAAATTTGCTCGAACTTCGCATTAATTTCGTTTGCGGCTTCTCGCAACTTGTCATAATCTGGCCCATAAAGCTCTGCCAATATCTGCGCGGTTACGGGTGGACCTGGCGGCGTTTCATAGATTTTCACCTTCGCCATAGGAAAGTCCTGACGAACTAAGGCAAGCGTTTCATGTAATTGCTGCGCAATTTCATGCGAACTCAGACTGCGCTGCTCTTTTTCTAGCAAATTAACACGTATTTGCGCAAAATTAGAACCTTGCTTAATCAAATCCCCACGCACTAGTGCAGCAAAATCTATTGGAGCAGGCATACCCACATAAACGCTGTAATTCGCCACGTAAGGCGTTTTAGAAAGAATATCACCTACAAAACGCACCACACGATCGGTTGCTTCAGTTGCGGTACCCGTTGGCATATCAACCTGCACCAAAAAGGTATTAGTATTATCAAACGGCAACATTTTGACTTCTACACCCAGCGGATGCAAAGGATTATTCATTCCGTCTTCGCGTACAAATTGCAGTGCCGGTTGAACTAAGGCAGCAAACAATGAGATTA is part of the Thiomicrospira microaerophila genome and encodes:
- the xerD gene encoding site-specific tyrosine recombinase XerD codes for the protein MPFIQALENFLIHLYLSEGLSANTRSAYKTDLKQFAVYLGGLENQAWLSLGREDLQLFLTTLQQQKRSDRSMARMMSSLKRFYGFALEQAWLSINPCDLIKSPRVTAAIPNVLSEQSILDLINAPDTQTDLGLRDRAILELMYATGLRVSEVVNLPLTQMNLSAGLVMVTGKGNKERIVPLGEHATDWLSRYLRYSRPNLTGEKWVETLFVSRIGRSMTRQTLWHRIHNLAQIAGITGKLSPHGLRHAFATHLINHGADLRTVQLLLGHSDLSTTQIYTHVAKERLKNLHQQHHPRG
- a CDS encoding DsbC family protein, producing MFRTLLKTFIPGLVAASLSVNALADDTVAKIQQKLNQVIPTAPSADITKSQVEGLYQVVLGPNVIYITADAKYLFNGNLIDLDSRENLTEIAKDQARVKVLAEIDPQSMVTFKAKGEEKRTITVFTDIDCPFCKRFHNEVKALNENGITVRYLAFPRSGPNTPSYHKMVSVWCDKDPVKAMDDAKNGMEANNQRCENPVQMHMMYAQQFGITGTPTMIVDDGSMIPGYVEAKELIPALLAP